GTCGGCTCGCTCGACCAGAACGTCTACGCCCTTGACGCCGAGGGCGGCTGGCCCGCCTGGCGCTTTCGCACCGGCCACTACGTAAACTCGTCGCCCTTTGTGGTGGGCACGCGCGTCTTCATCGGCGGCGTCGACGGCATGTGTTACGCCCTCGACGCGAAGACTGGCCGCCTCGTCTGGAAGCACGATGTCGGTAGCCAGATCACCTCGTCGCCGCGCGTCGAGGGCGGGCGGGTCTACTTCGGCGCGGTCGACGGCAATGTCTACTGTCTCGACGCCGGCCAGGGTACCTTGATCTGGAAGCACGCCACAAGCGGCGCCGTCGTCTCCTCGCCTGTTGTGGTCGAGGGCGTGGTCTATATCGGCTCGATGGACCATAAGG
The genomic region above belongs to Candidatus Hydrogenedentota bacterium and contains:
- a CDS encoding PQQ-like beta-propeller repeat protein is translated as VGSLDQNVYALDAEGGWPAWRFRTGHYVNSSPFVVGTRVFIGGVDGMCYALDAKTGRLVWKHDVGSQITSSPRVEGGRVYFGAVDGNVYCLDAGQGTLIWKHATSGAVVSSPVVVEGVVYIGSMDHKVYALKA